One genomic segment of Thalassospiraceae bacterium LMO-SO8 includes these proteins:
- a CDS encoding YnbE family lipoprotein translates to MTARFRRPWGLGALLRGTVCGAALGVVAACQPTVQVNAPEKPIVINLNVKIEHEVRVKLEKDVDDLLKKNSGLF, encoded by the coding sequence ATGACTGCCCGCTTCCGACGGCCTTGGGGCCTTGGCGCCCTGCTGCGCGGGACCGTCTGCGGCGCGGCCCTGGGCGTGGTGGCCGCGTGCCAGCCGACCGTGCAGGTGAATGCACCGGAAAAGCCCATCGTCATTAATTTGAACGTGAAAATCGAACACGAGGTCCGGGTGAAACTGGAAAAAGACGTGGACGACCTTCTCAAGAAAAACAGCGGTTTGTTCTGA
- a CDS encoding DUF924 family protein — translation MSRAAVIEDVLDFWFVRDETGEPLFREVWFKADAAFDADIRARFEDHYHWAAEGHYDNLARKPLGSLALVILLDQVPRNLFRDGPEAYATDSQALAHARKALMARHDRGLDWAERMFLYMPFMHAEDLEAQERSVLLFATIPVDACVESALKHHAIIREFGRFPHRNAVLGRPSTEAEKAFLAEQGRGF, via the coding sequence ATGTCACGGGCGGCGGTGATCGAGGACGTTCTGGATTTCTGGTTCGTGCGGGACGAGACGGGCGAGCCCCTGTTCCGCGAGGTGTGGTTCAAGGCCGACGCCGCGTTCGACGCCGATATCCGGGCCCGTTTCGAAGATCATTACCACTGGGCGGCCGAGGGTCATTACGACAATTTGGCGCGCAAACCCCTGGGCAGCCTGGCCCTGGTCATTTTGCTCGACCAGGTGCCGCGCAACCTGTTCCGCGACGGGCCGGAAGCCTATGCCACGGATTCACAGGCCCTGGCCCATGCGCGCAAGGCGCTGATGGCGCGCCACGACCGGGGGCTCGACTGGGCAGAGCGCATGTTCCTCTACATGCCCTTCATGCATGCCGAGGATCTGGAGGCCCAGGAACGCTCGGTCCTGCTGTTCGCGACCATTCCCGTCGACGCCTGCGTCGAATCGGCGCTTAAACACCATGCCATTATTCGCGAATTCGGCCGCTTCCCCCACCGGAACGCCGTTCTCGGCCGCCCATCGACCGAGGCGGAGAAGGCCTTCCTGGCGGAACAGGGGCGGGGGTTTTAA
- a CDS encoding DUF2141 domain-containing protein, with the protein MFRIALISLSMFCALAAGAGHAADLTVTVTGLRSDDGDVHMALYDRAETFPKSDGMLAEGVIPPSGRRASWVFKDIKPGRYAVAVYHDANGDHSFDQGPFGIPLEDYGFSMGARAFLSAPDFDDAAFPVTEEGRTVTIDFGN; encoded by the coding sequence GTGTTCAGAATTGCCCTGATTTCCCTGTCGATGTTCTGTGCATTGGCGGCCGGCGCCGGCCATGCCGCCGATCTGACCGTGACCGTGACAGGACTGCGGTCCGACGACGGCGACGTGCATATGGCGCTTTATGATCGGGCGGAGACCTTTCCCAAAAGCGACGGCATGCTGGCGGAAGGCGTGATCCCGCCGTCGGGCCGCCGCGCAAGCTGGGTGTTCAAGGATATCAAACCCGGGCGCTACGCCGTCGCCGTGTACCACGACGCCAACGGCGACCATTCCTTCGATCAGGGTCCGTTCGGAATTCCGTTGGAGGATTACGGGTTTTCCATGGGGGCCCGGGCCTTCCTGAGCGCCCCGGATTTCGACGACGCGGCCTTCCCCGTGACCGAGGAAGGCCGCACCGTCACGATTGATTTCGGCAACTAA
- a CDS encoding NUDIX hydrolase: MSDDMRKPGPSVWTVPEGDERERLTCLDCGFIHYDNPKVIAGVVATWDGRYLMCRRSIEPRAGFWTVPAGFLELNETTADGAKREAWEEARVDIEITGLIGVYEIPRISQIYVIHAGRMTTGDHAPGPESTDTRLLAWDDIPWDDLAFPSIRWALERHKDGLPPDIAQAPPRPAAGPR, translated from the coding sequence ATGAGCGACGATATGCGCAAACCCGGCCCCAGCGTGTGGACCGTGCCCGAAGGCGACGAGCGCGAGCGCCTGACCTGTCTGGACTGCGGGTTCATCCATTACGACAATCCCAAGGTCATCGCCGGCGTGGTCGCGACCTGGGACGGACGCTATCTGATGTGCCGACGGTCCATCGAACCCCGCGCCGGTTTCTGGACCGTGCCGGCGGGGTTTCTCGAGCTTAACGAAACCACCGCCGACGGCGCGAAGCGCGAGGCCTGGGAAGAGGCCCGCGTCGATATCGAGATCACCGGCCTGATCGGCGTTTACGAAATTCCCCGGATTTCGCAGATCTACGTCATTCACGCCGGGCGCATGACCACGGGCGACCACGCCCCCGGCCCGGAAAGCACCGATACCCGCCTGCTCGCCTGGGACGACATTCCATGGGACGACCTGGCCTTTCCCTCCATCCGATGGGCCCTGGAACGCCACAAGGACGGCCTGCCGCCGGACATCGCCCAGGCCCCGCCCCGGCCCGCCGCCGGCCCTCGCTGA
- a CDS encoding HAMP domain-containing protein, with protein sequence MADRDYDHTYLALRRPTYASRTFLGGTRLSTRTGMFVIVGLLAVMVYAGLIVHVNDRVSAAHLGLERAQNLSTLVTAVARGQAALQTDEKRYILTRDAAAAQDMRGLLDEQSRTLDALGAHADAGDLARPIATLKDGLVQYDQHLSELVGALSSNPAAAGGALRDADQALAPRLAASGRRGLPELLSRVNQLGSEMVLTGDPVHLVDLQDAYKQLAARIEDAGLPRGDRAAITDLLIRHQDAMMALITARVRVNEDAQRFDDILTYMAPSLAALTSVAGELTGERWDALTAARKFAAASLVGGGAAIILWVVTLGLIVMRTITRPVQALAEAADRLARGDRTVMIPGRGNRDAVGQLARAFDDWMAAMADAEHLRQDLDHAQAKTLQAVETMEAEARRAQAASDDAEVLRRTLADYRREMDEMENLLAEFEEDQANQVPVPALARAQALAQSQVQAAAAGGEAALGKVSNHLSQVSRQASAAIIDVELTDTLIRNIAAAREQLDGLGGHVVAVREEFNQFLFGRPNTPGGADPAADGDKTVAMGGGAVRQASLKDPESRARLAAIRDAVDRAERALSACTREVEHVTDTAQRLAASASDEARLATDQLAAQSDYLRALLDTLAHRTQPQAIAGPVAQASGSKDRDAG encoded by the coding sequence GTGGCAGACCGCGACTACGATCATACCTACCTGGCGCTTCGCCGCCCGACCTACGCCAGCCGCACGTTCCTGGGCGGAACCCGGCTGTCGACGCGCACCGGGATGTTCGTGATCGTGGGGCTGTTGGCGGTCATGGTCTACGCCGGGCTTATCGTGCATGTGAACGACCGGGTATCCGCCGCCCACCTGGGGCTTGAGCGGGCGCAGAATCTGAGCACGCTGGTCACCGCCGTCGCCCGCGGACAGGCCGCCCTGCAAACCGACGAGAAACGCTATATCCTGACCCGCGATGCGGCGGCGGCGCAAGACATGCGCGGCCTTCTGGATGAACAATCGCGCACCCTTGACGCCCTCGGCGCCCATGCGGACGCGGGCGACCTTGCGCGGCCGATCGCGACCCTGAAGGACGGTCTGGTGCAATACGATCAGCACCTGTCGGAATTGGTCGGCGCCCTGTCCAGCAATCCCGCGGCGGCGGGCGGCGCCCTGCGCGACGCCGATCAGGCCCTGGCGCCCCGGCTTGCCGCCTCGGGCCGGCGCGGGTTGCCGGAACTTCTGTCGCGGGTCAACCAGTTGGGCAGCGAAATGGTCCTGACCGGCGATCCGGTGCATCTGGTCGACCTTCAGGACGCCTACAAGCAACTGGCGGCGCGGATCGAAGACGCGGGCTTGCCGCGGGGCGACCGTGCGGCGATCACCGATCTGCTGATCCGTCACCAGGACGCCATGATGGCCCTGATAACCGCGCGGGTGCGCGTCAACGAGGACGCCCAGCGGTTCGACGACATTCTGACCTACATGGCGCCCTCCCTGGCGGCGCTGACCAGCGTTGCCGGCGAACTGACCGGCGAACGCTGGGACGCCCTGACCGCCGCCCGCAAGTTCGCCGCCGCGTCCCTGGTCGGCGGCGGGGCCGCGATCATCCTTTGGGTGGTGACGCTCGGGCTCATCGTCATGCGCACCATTACCCGCCCGGTTCAGGCCTTGGCCGAGGCCGCCGACAGGCTGGCCCGGGGCGACCGCACGGTCATGATTCCGGGCCGCGGCAACCGCGACGCCGTCGGCCAGCTTGCCCGCGCCTTCGACGACTGGATGGCGGCCATGGCCGATGCGGAGCACCTGCGTCAGGACCTGGACCATGCCCAGGCCAAGACCCTGCAAGCGGTCGAGACCATGGAGGCCGAAGCGCGCCGCGCCCAGGCCGCGTCCGACGACGCTGAGGTCCTGCGCCGCACGCTCGCGGATTATCGCCGTGAAATGGACGAGATGGAAAACCTGCTGGCCGAATTCGAAGAGGACCAGGCCAATCAGGTCCCGGTGCCGGCGCTCGCCCGGGCCCAGGCCCTGGCGCAATCCCAGGTTCAGGCCGCGGCGGCGGGCGGGGAGGCGGCGCTGGGCAAGGTCTCCAACCATCTGTCGCAGGTCAGCCGTCAGGCATCGGCGGCGATTATCGATGTCGAACTGACCGATACCCTGATCCGCAACATCGCCGCCGCGCGCGAACAGTTGGATGGCTTGGGCGGCCATGTCGTCGCCGTGCGCGAGGAATTCAACCAGTTCCTGTTCGGCCGTCCGAACACGCCGGGCGGGGCCGATCCGGCCGCCGACGGCGACAAGACCGTGGCGATGGGCGGCGGCGCCGTGCGTCAGGCCAGTCTGAAGGATCCGGAATCGCGGGCTCGTCTGGCCGCCATCCGCGACGCCGTCGACCGCGCCGAGCGGGCGCTGAGCGCCTGCACGCGTGAGGTTGAACACGTTACCGACACGGCGCAGCGTCTGGCCGCCTCGGCGTCCGACGAGGCGCGCCTGGCGACCGACCAGTTGGCGGCGCAATCGGATTATCTACGGGCGTTGCTGGACACCCTCGCTCATCGCACGCAGCCGCAGGCGATCGCCGGGCCGGTGGCCCAGGCCTCAGGTTCGAAGGACCGCGACGCCGGGTAG
- a CDS encoding phosphoglycerate kinase, which translates to MRQFKTIDDLDVRGKTVLVRCDLNVPMKDGEVSDATRLERSAVTLTDLITAGARVCVLSHFDRPKGKVVPGMSLKPVADALSGILGREIAFAPDCIGPEAQAVIRAMKDGEVCVLENLRFHAEEEANDPAFAAELAALGDFYVNDAFSVSHRAHASTEAIARLLPAAAGRLMQAELDALTKALEAPEHPVAAVVGGAKVSTKMEVLGNLVEKVDLLIIGGGMANTFLHAQGIDVGKSLCEHDMADAARDILARAEKAGCEVALPVDAVIAREFKEGAPSDVVDVRAVPDDAMMLDVGPVTVQHLIKRLKDCRTLVWNGPLGAFEIKPFDAGTNELARAAAVLTRDGTLTSVAGGGDTVAALINAGVGAEFSYVSAAGGAFLEWLEGKDLPGVAVLRT; encoded by the coding sequence ATGCGCCAATTCAAGACCATCGACGATCTCGACGTCCGGGGCAAAACCGTCCTGGTGCGCTGCGACCTCAACGTGCCCATGAAGGACGGCGAAGTATCCGACGCCACGCGCCTTGAGCGGTCCGCCGTGACCCTGACCGATCTGATCACGGCGGGGGCCCGGGTCTGCGTGCTGTCCCACTTCGACCGGCCCAAGGGCAAGGTCGTCCCCGGGATGAGCCTGAAGCCCGTGGCCGACGCCCTGTCCGGTATCCTGGGGCGCGAGATCGCCTTCGCCCCCGACTGCATCGGCCCCGAGGCCCAGGCCGTGATCCGCGCCATGAAGGACGGCGAGGTCTGCGTGCTGGAAAACCTGCGCTTCCACGCCGAAGAGGAAGCCAACGATCCCGCCTTCGCCGCCGAGTTGGCCGCGCTGGGAGATTTTTACGTCAACGACGCCTTTTCCGTGTCGCACCGGGCCCATGCCTCGACCGAGGCCATCGCCCGCCTGCTGCCCGCCGCCGCCGGACGCCTGATGCAGGCCGAACTGGACGCCCTGACCAAGGCGTTGGAAGCCCCGGAACATCCGGTCGCCGCCGTGGTCGGCGGCGCCAAGGTCTCGACCAAGATGGAAGTCCTGGGAAACCTGGTGGAAAAGGTCGACCTTTTGATCATCGGCGGCGGCATGGCCAATACCTTCCTGCATGCCCAGGGCATCGACGTCGGCAAGTCGCTGTGCGAGCACGACATGGCCGACGCGGCCAGGGACATCCTTGCCCGCGCCGAAAAGGCCGGCTGTGAGGTCGCCCTGCCCGTCGATGCGGTGATCGCCCGCGAATTCAAGGAAGGCGCGCCGTCGGACGTGGTCGATGTGCGCGCCGTGCCCGATGACGCCATGATGCTGGATGTCGGCCCGGTCACCGTCCAGCACCTGATCAAGCGCTTGAAGGATTGCCGCACCCTGGTGTGGAACGGCCCCCTGGGGGCGTTCGAGATCAAACCCTTCGACGCCGGCACCAACGAGTTGGCCCGCGCGGCCGCGGTGCTGACCCGGGACGGCACGCTGACATCCGTCGCGGGCGGGGGCGACACGGTGGCGGCGCTGATCAACGCCGGCGTGGGCGCCGAATTTTCCTATGTCTCCGCCGCCGGCGGCGCGTTCCTGGAATGGCTGGAAGGCAAGGACCTACCCGGCGTCGCGGTCCTTCGAACCTGA
- the ccmI gene encoding c-type cytochrome biogenesis protein CcmI, with protein sequence MTALVIAMAVLAAVVGLALAGPLLRRNAAPAARAEYDLTVFRDQLKEIERDAAQGLLDAETAEAARLEVQRRMLAADTELQAGTSLTGSGGPRRLTAVLIGGGVPLAAAALYVVLGSPGQPDQPFAARDLPAEQVAAQTAARPEPNPEMTAMVDRLADRLKDNPDDIEGWLLLGRSYISMERFADALSAFARARGVAGGRTDVEIAYAEALILTSQMKVTDDAAAIFRAVRDKAPFNPKARYYLGLKKAQAGDVNGALQDWADLVAISSEDAPWVPVVRQQIARAAEDLKIDPLTITMSEDARKLLAQQPPVLRPSTPIMRPEGADPHAEAPAAQPGPSREQMEAAQDMTAEDRDAMIRGMVARLADRLKENPDDLAGWTRLERAYRVLGDTAKADAAAAEIKRLTP encoded by the coding sequence ATGACCGCCCTGGTCATCGCCATGGCGGTGCTGGCGGCCGTTGTCGGGCTGGCCCTGGCCGGGCCGCTGCTGCGCCGTAACGCCGCCCCCGCGGCCCGCGCCGAATACGACCTGACCGTGTTCCGCGATCAATTGAAGGAGATCGAACGCGACGCGGCCCAGGGCCTGCTGGATGCCGAGACCGCCGAGGCCGCGCGCCTGGAAGTCCAGCGCCGCATGCTGGCCGCCGACACGGAATTGCAGGCCGGGACAAGCCTCACCGGCAGCGGCGGCCCACGCCGCCTGACCGCCGTGCTGATCGGCGGCGGCGTGCCGCTGGCGGCGGCGGCCCTCTACGTCGTCCTGGGCTCGCCCGGCCAACCGGACCAGCCCTTCGCCGCCCGTGACCTGCCCGCCGAACAGGTGGCGGCGCAGACCGCGGCACGCCCGGAACCCAATCCCGAAATGACCGCCATGGTCGACCGCCTGGCGGACCGGCTGAAGGACAATCCGGACGATATCGAGGGCTGGCTGCTGCTCGGCCGCAGCTACATTTCCATGGAACGCTTCGCCGATGCCCTGAGCGCCTTCGCCCGCGCACGCGGGGTCGCCGGCGGCCGAACCGACGTGGAGATCGCCTATGCCGAGGCCCTGATCCTGACCAGCCAGATGAAGGTCACGGACGACGCGGCGGCGATCTTCCGGGCCGTGCGCGACAAGGCCCCCTTCAACCCAAAGGCCCGCTATTACCTGGGCCTGAAAAAGGCGCAGGCCGGTGACGTCAATGGGGCGTTGCAGGACTGGGCGGATCTGGTCGCCATTTCGTCGGAAGACGCCCCCTGGGTGCCCGTGGTGCGCCAGCAGATCGCCCGCGCCGCCGAGGACCTGAAGATCGATCCCCTGACCATCACCATGTCCGAGGACGCCCGCAAGCTGTTGGCGCAACAGCCCCCGGTGCTGCGCCCCTCGACCCCCATCATGCGGCCCGAGGGTGCCGACCCCCATGCCGAGGCCCCCGCCGCTCAGCCGGGACCGTCCCGCGAACAGATGGAGGCGGCCCAGGACATGACCGCCGAGGACCGCGACGCCATGATCCGCGGCATGGTCGCGCGTCTGGCCGACCGGCTAAAGGAAAACCCGGACGATCTGGCCGGTTGGACGCGGCTTGAGCGTGCCTACCGGGTGCTGGGCGACACGGCCAAGGCCGACGCGGCGGCGGCCGAGATCAAGCGTCTCACCCCCTAG
- a CDS encoding cytochrome c-type biogenesis protein, producing MIRAMVFVALLLAVLPLSPARAVNPDEMLTDPALEHRARVISKDLRCLVCQNQSIDDSDAGLAKDLRVLVRERLKAGDSNEQVIDYVVARYGDFVLLKPPVKASTLVLWAGPAVVALFGILALILFYRRRRTASPVAAQPLSAEERARLNKLLEGDAP from the coding sequence ATGATCCGCGCCATGGTTTTCGTCGCCTTGCTGTTGGCCGTTCTACCGTTGTCGCCCGCCCGCGCCGTTAACCCGGACGAGATGCTGACCGATCCGGCGCTGGAACATCGCGCGCGGGTAATCTCCAAGGATCTGCGCTGCCTGGTCTGCCAGAACCAATCGATCGACGATTCCGACGCCGGCCTGGCCAAGGATTTGCGCGTGCTGGTGCGCGAGCGCCTGAAGGCCGGTGACAGCAACGAACAGGTGATCGACTACGTGGTCGCGCGCTACGGTGATTTCGTGCTGCTGAAGCCGCCGGTGAAGGCCTCGACCCTCGTGCTTTGGGCCGGGCCGGCGGTGGTCGCCTTGTTTGGCATCCTGGCCCTGATCCTGTTTTACCGCCGCCGCCGCACGGCATCGCCAGTCGCGGCACAGCCGCTGTCGGCCGAAGAACGGGCGCGTCTGAACAAACTGCTTGAGGGAGATGCCCCATGA
- a CDS encoding DsbE family thiol:disulfide interchange protein, with protein MKSRLPYLLPLGLFLVLALYFAVGLTKDPKIIPSALIDKPAPEFTLPPVAGGKTPGFATADLKKGQVSIVNVFASWCVPCRAEHPEINKLAKMGIVPVYGLNYKDTPQAARAWLNQLGDNYTATGADESGRVGIDWGVYGVPETFIVDGTGRIRFKHVGPIVGDKLEKEILPLIRQIQGTGK; from the coding sequence ATGAAATCGCGCCTGCCCTATCTGCTGCCGCTTGGCCTGTTCCTGGTGCTTGCCCTCTACTTCGCGGTCGGCCTGACCAAGGACCCCAAGATCATCCCCTCGGCCCTGATCGACAAGCCGGCGCCCGAATTCACCCTGCCGCCCGTGGCCGGCGGCAAGACCCCGGGCTTCGCCACGGCCGACCTGAAAAAGGGCCAGGTCAGTATCGTCAACGTATTCGCCAGCTGGTGCGTGCCCTGCCGCGCCGAACATCCCGAGATCAACAAGCTGGCCAAGATGGGCATCGTTCCCGTCTACGGCCTGAACTACAAGGACACGCCCCAGGCGGCGCGCGCCTGGCTCAACCAGCTGGGCGACAACTATACGGCCACGGGCGCGGATGAAAGCGGGCGCGTCGGCATCGACTGGGGTGTCTACGGCGTGCCGGAAACCTTCATCGTCGACGGCACGGGGCGCATCCGCTTCAAACACGTGGGGCCCATCGTCGGCGACAAGCTGGAAAAGGAAATCCTACCGTTGATCCGCCAGATCCAGGGAACCGGCAAATGA
- a CDS encoding heme lyase CcmF/NrfE family subunit produces MIAELGHFALILALFVAAVQATLPLIGAQRGDAGWMAVARPAALAQFLLVAVAFGCLMNLYITSDFSVLNVAQNSHTDKPLLYKISGVWGNHEGSMLLWVLILALFGSAVAAFGANLPPSLRARVLSIQALIAVGFYLFILLTSNPFERLIPAPVNGNDLNPLLQDPGLAFHPPMLYLGYVGFSMAFSFAIAALIEGRVDAAWARWVRPWTLAAWCFLTAGIGLGSWWAYYELGWGGWWYWDPVENASFMPWLAGTALLHSATVVEKRDTLKGWTILLAIITFSMSLLGTFLVRSGVLTSVHAFATDPTRGVFILILLIIVIGGSLALYAWRGPQLISTGLFQPISREGGLLFNNLVMATATAVVLLGTLYPLLLDAVGGGKVSVGPPFFNAVFIPIMLPMILVMAVGPMLNWKRGDWRAAVARLWPAMVAALLAAVAAWALVTDGPFLGIVGMALAAWLAIGTLVELAERLRLGRDGLGRAFTRLARQPRAAWGMTLAHLGLAVTIAGMTGAGAWVKESIQVMAPGDTVTLAGYEFRFDGAKSGQGPNYAFTAGHFTVSKGGKVLVVLDPEKRVYNVSGQPTTEAGIEPTLLGDIYAVIGDQGTTPEGKPGFVTRLYFNPLVAWMWGGLMIMIAGGALSLSDRRHRVGAPARRGAVVQAAGAD; encoded by the coding sequence ATGATCGCCGAACTGGGCCACTTCGCGCTGATCTTGGCGCTGTTCGTCGCCGCCGTGCAGGCCACCCTGCCGCTGATCGGCGCGCAACGGGGCGACGCCGGATGGATGGCCGTGGCCCGCCCGGCGGCGCTGGCGCAGTTCCTGCTGGTCGCCGTCGCCTTCGGCTGCCTGATGAACCTCTACATCACGTCGGACTTTTCCGTCCTCAACGTCGCCCAGAACTCGCATACGGACAAGCCGCTGCTCTACAAGATTTCCGGCGTATGGGGGAACCACGAGGGCTCGATGCTGCTGTGGGTGCTGATCCTGGCGCTGTTCGGCTCCGCCGTCGCCGCCTTCGGCGCCAACCTGCCGCCCAGCTTGCGTGCCCGCGTGCTGTCGATCCAGGCCCTGATCGCCGTCGGCTTCTATCTGTTCATCCTTTTAACCTCGAACCCGTTCGAACGGCTGATCCCGGCGCCGGTCAACGGCAACGACCTCAACCCGCTGTTGCAGGACCCAGGTCTCGCCTTCCATCCGCCCATGCTCTATCTGGGCTATGTCGGCTTCTCCATGGCGTTTTCCTTCGCCATCGCGGCCCTGATCGAAGGCCGGGTCGACGCCGCCTGGGCGCGCTGGGTGCGGCCCTGGACCCTGGCCGCCTGGTGCTTCCTCACCGCCGGCATCGGATTGGGCAGCTGGTGGGCCTATTACGAACTGGGCTGGGGCGGCTGGTGGTACTGGGACCCGGTCGAAAACGCGTCGTTCATGCCCTGGCTGGCGGGCACGGCCCTGCTGCATTCGGCGACGGTGGTGGAAAAGCGCGACACCTTGAAGGGCTGGACCATCCTGCTCGCCATCATCACCTTTTCCATGAGCCTGCTCGGCACCTTCCTGGTGCGGTCCGGCGTGCTGACCTCGGTTCATGCCTTCGCCACGGATCCGACGCGCGGCGTGTTCATCCTGATCCTGCTGATCATCGTGATCGGCGGCTCGCTCGCCCTCTATGCCTGGCGCGGCCCGCAGCTGATCTCGACCGGCCTGTTCCAGCCGATCAGCCGCGAGGGCGGATTGCTGTTCAACAATCTGGTCATGGCGACGGCCACGGCGGTGGTGCTGCTCGGCACGCTCTATCCCCTGCTGCTCGACGCCGTCGGCGGCGGCAAGGTCTCGGTCGGCCCGCCGTTCTTCAACGCCGTGTTCATCCCCATCATGCTGCCCATGATCCTGGTCATGGCGGTCGGCCCCATGCTCAATTGGAAACGGGGCGACTGGCGCGCCGCCGTGGCCCGCCTGTGGCCCGCCATGGTGGCGGCCCTGCTGGCCGCCGTCGCCGCCTGGGCCCTGGTCACGGACGGCCCGTTCCTGGGCATCGTCGGCATGGCCTTGGCGGCCTGGCTTGCCATCGGCACACTGGTCGAACTGGCGGAACGCCTGCGCCTGGGCCGCGACGGCCTGGGCCGCGCCTTCACCCGTCTGGCGCGGCAGCCGCGCGCCGCCTGGGGCATGACCCTGGCCCATTTGGGCCTGGCCGTGACCATCGCCGGGATGACCGGGGCCGGCGCCTGGGTCAAGGAAAGCATCCAGGTCATGGCGCCGGGCGACACGGTGACGCTGGCCGGTTACGAATTCCGTTTCGACGGCGCCAAAAGCGGCCAAGGCCCCAACTACGCCTTCACCGCCGGTCACTTCACGGTGTCCAAGGGCGGCAAGGTTTTGGTCGTCCTCGACCCGGAAAAGCGCGTCTACAACGTCTCGGGCCAGCCGACGACCGAGGCCGGGATCGAGCCCACCCTGCTGGGCGACATCTATGCCGTGATCGGCGACCAGGGCACCACGCCCGAAGGCAAGCCCGGCTTCGTCACGCGGCTGTATTTCAACCCGCTGGTCGCCTGGATGTGGGGTGGGCTGATGATCATGATCGCGGGGGGTGCCCTCAGCCTGTCGGACCGCCGTCACCGCGTCGGCGCCCCGGCGCGGCGCGGCGCCGTGGTCCAGGCCGCGGGCGCGGACTGA
- the ccmE gene encoding cytochrome c maturation protein CcmE has protein sequence MKRKHKRLTFAAIGLCLLGVAAALVLTAFEESIVFFHSPTDIAEGKVKIDRRVRLGGLVEDGSVKKLAGAVTAFRITDGANVIDVTYRGILPDLFREGQGVVTEGRLMGGLFVAEEVLAKHDENYMPPEVADALKKSGRWQEGSGQKHPGKGETAK, from the coding sequence GTGAAGCGCAAGCATAAACGCCTGACCTTCGCCGCCATCGGGCTGTGCCTGCTGGGCGTCGCCGCCGCCCTGGTGCTGACCGCCTTCGAGGAAAGCATCGTGTTCTTCCATTCCCCGACCGACATCGCCGAGGGCAAGGTCAAGATCGACCGCCGCGTGCGCCTGGGCGGCCTGGTCGAGGACGGCAGCGTGAAGAAACTGGCCGGTGCCGTCACCGCCTTCCGCATTACCGACGGGGCCAACGTGATCGACGTGACCTACAGGGGTATCCTGCCCGACCTGTTCCGCGAGGGTCAGGGCGTGGTCACCGAGGGCCGCCTGATGGGCGGCCTGTTCGTGGCCGAGGAAGTGCTGGCCAAGCACGACGAAAATTACATGCCGCCCGAGGTCGCCGACGCGCTGAAGAAATCCGGCCGCTGGCAGGAAGGATCGGGCCAGAAACACCCAGGTAAGGGGGAAACCGCCAAATGA
- the ccmD gene encoding heme exporter protein CcmD, with protein sequence MTKISEFLDMGGYAGFVWPSYGAVIAVLAVLLWLSLRGLKAAESELARLEGGAPRPRRGAAPKDGAAGP encoded by the coding sequence ATGACCAAGATCAGCGAATTCCTCGACATGGGCGGCTACGCGGGCTTCGTGTGGCCCAGTTACGGCGCCGTGATCGCCGTGCTGGCGGTTCTGCTGTGGCTCAGCCTGCGCGGCCTCAAGGCGGCGGAAAGCGAGCTGGCCCGCCTTGAAGGGGGCGCCCCCCGGCCCAGGCGGGGTGCGGCCCCCAAGGACGGAGCGGCCGGGCCGTGA